One genomic segment of Mangifera indica cultivar Alphonso chromosome 6, CATAS_Mindica_2.1, whole genome shotgun sequence includes these proteins:
- the LOC123218409 gene encoding pentatricopeptide repeat-containing protein At4g21300-like, translating to MYQRIRIIIPSHDFIFSFKPKFIHAITNSKPLCQNTKTPLATHLGSILEAFSDYPFALQRANKQVHAQFIVNKISTNASLGAKILGMYVLCGSFVDAINLFYCLELRTSLPWNRMIRVLVQMGWFDFALLFYFKMLSFGVVPDNHTFPSVIKACGSLDDVRLGRIVHETIRELGCEFDVFVGSSLVKFYAEKGCIDEAHCLFDEMSERDCVLWNVMLNGYVKSGELGNAIKLFKEMRRSEIKPNSVTFACVLSICAVEGMIEFGMQLHGFAIGCGLEFDSPVSNSLLTMYSKCEQLSDACKLFELMPLIDLVTWNGMIAGHVQNGFMGEALDLFSKMISSGVKPDPITFSSFLPSVAKLASLRQGKEIHGYIIRNGVPLDAFLKSALIDLYLKCRDVKMACKIFNLSSTSDVAMCTAMISGFVLNGMNSDALKKFRFLIHENMTPNAVTLASILPAIAGLAALKLGKELHGNVLKNGLDRKCQVGSAIAVTYAKCGRLDLAHKIFGGMLEKDVICWNSMITSCSQNGKSEEAIDLFRQMGLEGMKYDHVSISAALSACANLPALHFGKEIHGFMIKGSCRFDLFVEGALIDMYAKCGKLDFSRAVFDMMRGKNEVAWNSIIAAYGSHGHLKESLALFHEMLENKIQPDHVTFLAIISACAHAGQVDDGIHYFHCMTQEYGIPAHLEHYACMVDLFGRAGCLDKAFETINSMPFSPDAGVWGTLLGACRVHGNVELAEFASKHLFDLDPQNSGYYVLLSNIHADAGQWGNVLKIRCMMKERGVEKVPGYSWIEVNNTTHIFVAADESHLESAQIYKLLKSLLIELRKEGYVPQPYLPMHPQTLKL from the coding sequence ATGTACCAAAGAATCAGAATTATCATTCCATCacacgattttattttttcatttaaacccAAATTCATACACGCAATCACGAACTCTAAACCCTTGTGTCAAAACACCAAAACTCCACTGGCAACTCATTTAGGGTCAATCTTGGAGGCTTTTTCTGATTACCCTTTTGCTCTTCAACGAGCTAATAAACAAGTCCATGCTCAGTTCATTGTCAATAAAATCAGCACCAATGCTTCACTGGGTGCAAAGATTTTGGGTATGTATGTTCTTTGTGGGAGTTTTGTTGATGCCATTAACTTGTTTTATTGTCTTGAATTGAGGACTAGTTTGCCTTGGAATAGGATGATCAGAGTGCTTGTTCAAATGGGTTGGTTTGATTTTGccttgttgttttattttaagatGTTGAGTTTTGGAGTTGTTCCTGATAATCATACTTTTCCTTCTGTGATTAAAGCTTGTGGTTCTTTGGATGATGTTAGATTAGGGAGAATCGTTCATGAAACGATTCGTGAACTGGGTTGTGAGTTTGATGTGTTTGTGGGGAGTTCTTTGGTTAAGTTCTATGCAGAGAAAGGCTGCATTGATGAGGCGCAttgtttgtttgatgaaatgtctGAGAGAGATTGCGTTTTGTGGAATGTGATGCTTAATGGGTATGTAAAATCTGGGGAACTAGGTAATGCTATTAAGTTGTTTAAAGAAATGAGAAGAAGTGAGATTAAACCGAATTCTGTGACATTTGCTTGTGTTTTGTCCATCTGTGCTGTGGAAGGAATGATTGAGTTTGGTATGCAACTTCATGGTTTTGCAATAGGTTGTGGACTGGAGTTTGACTCGCCTGTGTCTAATTCACTGTTGACTATGTATTCGAAGTGTGAGCAGCTGTCTGATGCATGTAAATTGTTTGAACTGATGCCTCTGATTGATTTGGTGACGTGGAATGGGATGATTGCTGGACATGTACAAAATGGGTTTATGGGTGAGGCTTTGGATTTGTTTTCTAAGATGATATCTTCTGGTGTCAAACCAGACCCGATCACCTTTTCAAGTTTTCTTCCTTCAGTTGCTAAATTAGCAAGTCTTAGGCAAGGTAAGGAAATTCATGGTTATATAATACGAAATGGTGTGCCTTTGGATGCATTCTTGAAGAGTGCACTTATTGATTTATACTTAAAGTGCAGGGATGTGAAAATGGCGTGCAAGATTTTTAACTTGAGCTCCACAAGTGATGTTGCAATGTGCACAGCAATGATTTCTGGCTTTGTACTTAATGGGATGAACAGTGATGCTTTAAAGAAATTTCGGTTTTTAATTCATGAAAACATGACTCCAAATGCTGTAACCCTAGCAAGTATATTACCAGCAATAGCCGGTTTGGCTGCTCTGAAATTGGGAAAGGAATTACATGGTAATGTCTTGAAGAACGGGCTTGATAGGAAATGCCAAGTAGGAAGTGCAATTGCAGTCACGTATGCAAAGTGTGGAAGACTGGATCTTGCTCATAAAATTTTTGGAGGAATGTTAGAAAAGGATGTTATTTGTTGGAATTCAATGATCACAAGTTGTTCCCAAAATGGCAAATCAGAGGAGGCCATTGATCTTTTTCGTCAAATGGGGTTGGAAGGAATGAAATATGACCATGTGAGCATATCAGCTGCTCTTTCTGCTTGTGCAAACTTACCTGCGCTGCATTTTGGGAAAGAAATTCATGGTTTCATGATCAAAGGTTCTTGCCGCTTTGATCTCTTTGTAGAGGGTGCACTGATAGACATGTATGCTAAATGTGGAAAGTTGGATTTTTCCCGTGCCGTGTTTGACATGATGAGGGGAAAGAATGAAGTGGCATGGAATAGCATCATTGCTGCTTATGGAAGCCATGGACACCTTAAGGAATCTCTTGCTCTTTTCCATGAaatgttggaaaataaaattcagcCTGATCATGTCACCTTTCTTGCAATAATCTCTGCTTGTGCTCATGCTGGCCAAGTTGATGATGGAATTCACTACTTCCATTGCATGACCCAAGAATATGGTATCCCAGCTCATCTGGAGCATTATGCATGCATGGTAGATTTGTTTGGGCGTGCGGGTTGTTTGGATAAAGCATTTGAAACTATAAATAGTATGCCATTTTCACCAGATGCAGGTGTATGGGGAACATTGCTTGGAGCATGTCGGGTCCATGGCAATGTTGAGCTAGCTGAATTTGCTTCAAAACATCTTTTTGATTTGGACCCACAGAACTCTGGCTACTATGTGTTGCTTTCAAATATACACGCTGATGCCGGACAGTGGGGAAATGTGCTTAAGATAAGATGTATGATGAAAGAAAGAGGAGTTGAAAAGGTTCCAGGGTATAGCTGGATTGAGGTTAACAATACAACTCATATTTTCGTCGCTGCCGATGAAAGTCACCTTGAGTCTGCTCAGATTTATAAATTGCTAAAGAGTCTTCTTATTGAGCTGAGAAAAGAGGGTTATGTTCCTCAACCCTATCTTCCAATGCATCCACAAACCTTGAAGTTGTGA